The following coding sequences lie in one Nycticebus coucang isolate mNycCou1 chromosome 18, mNycCou1.pri, whole genome shotgun sequence genomic window:
- the NDUFAF8 gene encoding NADH dehydrogenase [ubiquinone] 1 alpha subcomplex assembly factor 8 codes for MSAKRAVWGRVRSRLRAFPEHLAACGAQAAAYGRCVQASTAPGGRLSKDLCAREFEALRSCFVAVAKKTLNGGC; via the exons ATGTCGGCAAAGAGAGCGGTGTGGGGGCGCGTGCGAAGCCGCCTGCGAGCCTTCCCCGAGCACTTGGCAGCCTGTGGGGCCCAG GCCGCGGCGTATGGCAGGTGCGTGCAGGCCTCTACGGCCCCGGGCGGCCGCCTGAGCAAGGACCTCTGCGCGCGGGAGTTCGAGGCCCTGCGGAGCTGCTTCGTCGCCGTG gcCAAGAAGACCCTGAACGGAGGCTGTTAG